One part of the Tolypothrix sp. NIES-4075 genome encodes these proteins:
- a CDS encoding antibiotic biosynthesis monooxygenase family protein: MITFVNVFTVLPEKQENAFLNIQKVYMDVVKHQPGFISAKLLVSDDNTRVTAIANWESEADLKAMRETPGFKDLHNPQFYQAIVSNDGHVYSTVVDV; the protein is encoded by the coding sequence ATGATTACTTTTGTGAATGTTTTCACCGTTTTACCAGAAAAGCAAGAAAATGCTTTCCTCAATATCCAAAAAGTCTACATGGATGTTGTTAAGCATCAGCCAGGATTCATTTCTGCCAAGTTACTTGTCAGCGATGATAATACAAGAGTCACTGCGATCGCTAACTGGGAAAGCGAAGCCGATTTGAAAGCGATGAGAGAAACTCCAGGCTTTAAAGATTTACACAATCCCCAATTTTATCAAGCCATTGTTTCTAACGATGGTCATGTATACAGTACTGTGGTTGACGTTTAG
- a CDS encoding RNA 2'-phosphotransferase, giving the protein MDNFRLVKISKYLSKHLRHQPERIGITLFPGGWVAVNQLLAACKKHQFPISRDELDLVVEYNDKQRFSFDSTGTLIRANQGHSVEVDLQLEPVVPPDVLYHGTGHKAVELILQTGLCKMSRHHVHLSADIVTATTVGARHGKPIVFAVNSQAMYQAGYEFYCSDNNVWLVDNVPQEYLQQIKIL; this is encoded by the coding sequence ATGGACAATTTTCGTCTGGTAAAAATCAGCAAATATCTCAGCAAACATCTACGACATCAACCAGAAAGAATCGGCATTACCCTTTTTCCTGGTGGTTGGGTTGCTGTCAATCAACTATTAGCAGCTTGTAAAAAACATCAGTTTCCTATCAGCCGCGACGAGTTGGATTTAGTCGTAGAATATAACGACAAACAACGCTTTTCCTTTGATTCTACAGGCACTCTCATTCGCGCTAACCAAGGACATAGTGTAGAAGTCGATTTGCAGCTAGAACCTGTTGTTCCCCCGGATGTCCTCTATCACGGTACAGGGCATAAAGCCGTTGAATTAATTCTGCAAACCGGACTTTGTAAAATGTCCCGCCATCATGTCCATCTTTCAGCCGATATTGTTACCGCGACAACTGTTGGTGCAAGGCACGGTAAACCGATAGTTTTTGCTGTAAATAGTCAAGCAATGTATCAGGCAGGTTATGAATTTTACTGTTCTGATAATAATGTTTGGTTAGTAGATAATGTACCACAAGAGTATCTACAACAGATAAAAATACTTTAG
- a CDS encoding GlsB/YeaQ/YmgE family stress response membrane protein, whose product MNIIAWIILGLIAGAIAKAIYPGRQGGGILTTMILGIIGAIVGGTIVTILETGKLQFAAASLSIPGVIVAVIGAIIAIFLWGLIAGRTSV is encoded by the coding sequence ATGAACATTATTGCTTGGATTATTCTCGGTCTTATAGCCGGAGCGATCGCTAAAGCTATTTACCCAGGTCGTCAAGGCGGTGGTATCCTCACAACAATGATTTTAGGTATAATTGGCGCTATTGTGGGGGGAACCATAGTTACTATCTTAGAGACAGGAAAACTACAATTTGCTGCCGCTTCTCTCAGTATTCCGGGTGTAATTGTTGCTGTGATTGGTGCTATAATTGCTATTTTCCTTTGGGGATTAATTGCTGGACGTACTAGTGTTTAG
- a CDS encoding CsbD family protein, whose product MSAENRIKATAKNIEGKVQEALGELTGNPEDKAEGKVKQAEAQVIHTAENIKDEFKKSLQ is encoded by the coding sequence ATGAGTGCTGAAAATAGAATCAAGGCAACTGCTAAAAATATTGAAGGTAAGGTTCAAGAAGCTCTTGGTGAATTGACTGGCAATCCAGAAGATAAGGCTGAAGGCAAAGTAAAGCAAGCTGAGGCTCAAGTTATTCACACCGCTGAAAACATAAAAGATGAATTTAAAAAATCTTTACAATAA
- a CDS encoding TIGR02587 family membrane protein translates to MAIKQKKNIWKSEFNNIIRGASGGFLFGIPLLYTMEVWWIGSLAKPRMMMVAIALTFIVVFLLNQTEGFRKRRHAAQAYDAVFDTIEAIAIGIVCSAFVLLLLREITLETALKEAVGKIIFESVPFSLGVALANHFLGDSRNANTQQNDEANKAPQQKNPDELQATFADIGGTLIGATVIAFNIAPTDEIPMLAAAVSPFWLLSIIAASLLISYGIVFQAGFSDQQKRRQQQGIFQRPLSETIMSYLVSLVAGAFMLWFFQKLTFSDPWTMWLDHALLLGLPATIGGAAGRLAI, encoded by the coding sequence GTGGCAATTAAGCAAAAGAAAAATATATGGAAAAGTGAATTTAATAACATAATTAGGGGTGCAAGTGGAGGATTTTTGTTTGGCATTCCCTTGCTTTATACGATGGAAGTTTGGTGGATAGGTTCACTAGCAAAACCACGAATGATGATGGTAGCGATCGCACTGACATTTATTGTAGTTTTCTTACTCAATCAAACTGAAGGCTTTCGCAAACGCAGACATGCAGCCCAAGCTTATGACGCAGTATTTGATACTATAGAAGCGATAGCGATCGGCATAGTTTGCTCTGCTTTTGTGCTGTTATTATTGCGAGAAATTACACTAGAAACTGCCCTCAAAGAAGCTGTAGGTAAAATCATCTTTGAAAGTGTACCATTTTCATTAGGGGTAGCATTAGCGAATCATTTTTTAGGAGATAGCCGTAACGCCAATACACAACAAAATGATGAGGCAAACAAAGCTCCTCAGCAGAAAAATCCAGATGAGTTACAAGCGACTTTCGCCGATATTGGCGGAACTCTCATTGGTGCAACTGTAATTGCTTTTAATATTGCCCCAACAGATGAAATTCCCATGTTAGCGGCAGCGGTGTCTCCATTCTGGCTTTTATCAATTATTGCTGCGTCTTTGCTAATTTCTTATGGAATTGTATTTCAAGCGGGTTTTTCAGATCAACAAAAGCGCAGACAGCAACAAGGAATTTTTCAACGCCCATTAAGTGAAACTATTATGTCTTATTTAGTGTCGCTGGTAGCAGGTGCTTTTATGTTGTGGTTCTTTCAAAAGTTGACATTTAGCGATCCTTGGACAATGTGGTTAGATCATGCTTTGCTGCTTGGTTTACCTGCAACAATTGGCGGTGCAGCTGGAAGGTTAGCGATATGA
- a CDS encoding TIGR02588 family protein yields MNQTEQRPKRSPAEWVTFSAATLVLTVIIGLVCYTWVNDNHEPPILSVTNKQKIREVDGQFYVPFEIINNGGETAESVQIIAELKINNQVIETGEQQIDFLSRSEKEEGAFVFSTDPRKGQLTLRVASYKSP; encoded by the coding sequence ATGAATCAAACAGAACAACGACCAAAGCGATCGCCTGCTGAATGGGTTACATTTAGCGCTGCAACACTCGTCCTCACGGTAATTATCGGTCTGGTATGTTACACCTGGGTAAATGATAACCATGAACCTCCCATTCTTTCTGTAACTAACAAACAGAAAATTCGCGAGGTAGATGGACAATTTTATGTCCCCTTTGAAATCATTAATAACGGCGGAGAAACAGCCGAATCAGTGCAAATTATCGCTGAATTAAAAATCAACAATCAAGTTATAGAAACAGGAGAACAACAGATTGATTTTTTATCTCGTAGCGAAAAAGAAGAAGGAGCTTTTGTATTTAGCACTGACCCTCGCAAAGGTCAATTAACTCTGCGAGTTGCCAGCTATAAGTCACCTTAG
- a CDS encoding ChaB family protein, producing the protein MTEAYKAERTISAVFKEQKQIDDVIRRLIERGVSRDHISVMGRNFQSETRIAGFISKRDVILGGLRTGAIFGSLFGSFLSLLSGVGVLFIPFVGPIVAAGPIGAVLLGAASGAIAGSAGAGLVSVLTTLGMPEDKAAIYQTRLQAGEFLVMAEVASDRAGEFQLLLESAGGEEIHTIEATLARACAGACNSIEDLSPEVRSHLSLDAQRTFMERYNAVFNESNDQTKAEHAAWEAVHQQYDEDENGVWSKSKVGV; encoded by the coding sequence ATGACTGAAGCATATAAGGCAGAACGTACTATTTCTGCTGTTTTTAAAGAGCAAAAACAAATTGATGACGTTATTCGACGTTTAATAGAGCGGGGTGTGTCAAGAGATCATATCTCGGTGATGGGCAGAAACTTTCAGTCGGAAACTCGAATTGCTGGTTTCATCAGTAAAAGGGATGTGATTTTGGGAGGTTTGAGAACAGGAGCCATTTTTGGTTCTTTGTTTGGTTCCTTCCTCAGCTTACTTTCAGGTGTAGGTGTATTATTTATTCCTTTTGTCGGTCCGATTGTGGCAGCAGGTCCGATTGGTGCAGTACTGTTAGGAGCAGCTAGTGGTGCGATCGCCGGCAGTGCGGGTGCTGGTTTGGTGTCGGTTCTCACCACATTAGGTATGCCAGAAGATAAAGCCGCTATCTACCAAACTCGGTTACAAGCTGGTGAGTTTTTAGTGATGGCAGAAGTTGCAAGCGATCGCGCTGGTGAATTTCAACTTTTGTTAGAAAGTGCTGGTGGTGAAGAGATTCACACAATTGAAGCAACATTGGCTCGCGCTTGTGCTGGTGCTTGCAATAGTATAGAGGATTTGTCTCCTGAGGTTCGCTCTCATCTTTCTCTTGACGCTCAACGCACATTTATGGAGCGTTATAACGCTGTGTTCAATGAGTCAAATGACCAAACTAAAGCAGAACATGCTGCTTGGGAAGCAGTTCATCAGCAATATGATGAAGATGAAAATGGCGTTTGGTCTAAGTCAAAAGTCGGCGTTTAA
- a CDS encoding Dps family protein, giving the protein MRKLNIGLTEEQRQGVINLLNQDLADAYLLLVKTKKFHWDVVGPQFRSLHQLWEEHYTALTETIDSVAERVRALGGYPIGTMEGFLKVATLKEQAETVPLATEMVSQLVNDHEQVIRNLRDHVDQCGDQFHDQGTADFLTGLMEGHEEMAWMLRSFIEGESLQSDGSQQSQGIKTPVGV; this is encoded by the coding sequence ATGCGTAAGTTAAACATTGGTTTAACAGAAGAACAGCGTCAAGGTGTAATTAACCTGTTGAATCAAGATTTGGCAGATGCCTATTTACTCTTAGTGAAAACTAAGAAGTTCCACTGGGATGTCGTCGGACCTCAGTTCCGCAGTCTGCACCAGCTTTGGGAAGAGCACTACACAGCACTAACTGAAACTATCGATTCTGTAGCTGAACGGGTTCGTGCTTTGGGCGGTTATCCAATTGGGACGATGGAAGGATTTCTCAAGGTTGCTACCCTCAAAGAGCAGGCTGAAACCGTCCCCTTAGCAACTGAGATGGTGTCTCAATTAGTGAACGATCACGAGCAAGTCATTCGCAACTTACGTGACCATGTAGATCAGTGTGGCGATCAGTTCCACGATCAAGGAACTGCCGACTTCCTAACTGGACTAATGGAAGGACATGAAGAAATGGCTTGGATGCTGCGCTCCTTTATCGAAGGGGAATCACTGCAATCAGATGGTAGTCAGCAATCACAAGGAATTAAAACACCTGTAGGTGTCTAA
- a CDS encoding polysaccharide deacetylase family protein, with the protein MITAYDWVSFWKTDVTDSHCKRQKIFGVVAIALGGALPIAFFVTACSIAPSKPPQLTTSKVHAAQTQQRQDTQLPVKLENPTFSVPAKYQGKTVYKGQPSNNEKVIALTIDDGPWQNTTVEMLDILKENNVKATFFWVGQALQQHPELAKQEIAEGHAIGNHTWHHWYKRMDEATAKSEIERTADLMYKTTGVKTSLFRPPGGILNNGLADVAKSQKYAVVMWSQTSADTDPHAKYQVFVKNVLRDAKPGGIVLMHDGGGDRQRTVQALPQIISGLKQQGYRFVTVPELLKESRG; encoded by the coding sequence GTGATTACAGCTTATGATTGGGTGAGTTTTTGGAAAACTGACGTGACAGACAGCCACTGCAAGCGACAAAAGATATTCGGTGTTGTTGCGATCGCCCTCGGCGGGGCTTTGCCCATCGCCTTTTTTGTAACAGCTTGTAGTATTGCCCCAAGTAAGCCTCCGCAATTGACTACAAGCAAAGTTCATGCTGCCCAAACTCAACAAAGACAAGACACCCAATTACCAGTTAAACTAGAAAACCCTACCTTCAGCGTTCCAGCTAAGTATCAAGGCAAAACAGTTTACAAAGGGCAACCCAGCAATAATGAGAAAGTTATCGCTTTAACCATTGATGATGGACCCTGGCAAAACACAACCGTAGAAATGCTGGATATCCTGAAAGAAAATAATGTTAAAGCGACATTCTTTTGGGTAGGACAAGCCTTACAACAACATCCCGAACTTGCCAAACAAGAGATAGCTGAGGGACACGCCATTGGCAACCATACTTGGCATCATTGGTATAAGCGCATGGATGAAGCCACGGCAAAGAGTGAAATTGAGCGCACTGCTGATTTGATGTACAAAACTACAGGAGTTAAAACTTCTTTATTTCGTCCTCCTGGAGGCATTTTAAATAACGGATTAGCCGATGTAGCTAAAAGCCAGAAATACGCTGTAGTTATGTGGTCGCAGACTTCCGCCGATACCGACCCCCACGCCAAATATCAAGTATTTGTGAAGAATGTATTAAGAGATGCTAAACCAGGTGGGATTGTCTTAATGCACGATGGTGGAGGCGATCGCCAAAGAACTGTGCAAGCCCTACCACAAATCATCAGCGGACTCAAACAGCAAGGCTACCGATTTGTCACAGTTCCCGAACTTCTTAAAGAGAGTCGGGGATAG
- a CDS encoding alr0857 family protein: MLKLIYTEKSFHLECLTQSLEQWVQGRVILALRVGQCLCVEPSTASFLLPVDFPGVEVLRAEVLKAEIKGDDKEIIALSVCDAEYIEVTLRGSWISDGSEDAEGVFITAMSDRTEFFVHKLWQEAQKSASVVSE, encoded by the coding sequence ATGTTGAAATTAATTTACACTGAAAAAAGCTTTCACTTAGAGTGTCTAACTCAGTCCTTAGAGCAATGGGTGCAGGGACGAGTGATTTTGGCACTGCGAGTCGGGCAATGTCTGTGCGTAGAACCTAGTACTGCTTCCTTTTTGCTTCCTGTTGATTTTCCAGGAGTAGAAGTGCTTAGGGCTGAGGTTTTAAAAGCTGAGATAAAAGGCGATGACAAAGAAATCATTGCGTTGTCGGTTTGTGATGCCGAGTATATAGAAGTTACTCTGCGAGGTTCTTGGATATCAGATGGTTCTGAGGATGCTGAGGGTGTGTTTATCACAGCGATGAGCGATCGCACTGAGTTCTTTGTACACAAACTCTGGCAAGAAGCGCAAAAAAGCGCCTCTGTCGTGAGCGAGTGA
- a CDS encoding HNH endonuclease, with the protein MTSAMQVLEQSVVVFSQNYLPLCRVNIKRAIVLLVTNKAEPLDFIAESGWQVHSPSLVLYVPKHIRLKIASGERVWKIPPVNRREVLRRDHHSCQYCGSSKHLTLDHVIPRSKGGLHTWDNVVTACEKCNSRKGDRTLFETGMQLRTKPKAPVHPAISFAEQFWRFEQANLE; encoded by the coding sequence GTGACGAGCGCAATGCAAGTTTTAGAGCAATCCGTGGTGGTTTTTTCGCAAAACTACTTGCCACTGTGTCGGGTAAATATCAAGCGGGCGATCGTGCTGTTAGTAACAAATAAAGCTGAACCGCTAGATTTTATCGCAGAAAGCGGATGGCAAGTTCACTCACCCAGCTTGGTACTTTATGTACCAAAACACATTCGCTTGAAAATTGCTTCTGGTGAGCGTGTGTGGAAAATTCCGCCGGTAAATCGGCGCGAAGTGTTGCGACGAGACCATCACAGTTGCCAATATTGCGGTAGCAGCAAACATCTGACGCTGGATCATGTGATTCCGCGATCTAAAGGCGGTTTGCACACTTGGGATAACGTAGTCACAGCTTGTGAAAAATGTAACTCCCGTAAAGGCGATCGCACTCTCTTTGAGACTGGTATGCAACTGCGTACCAAGCCAAAAGCACCAGTTCATCCGGCTATATCTTTTGCCGAACAGTTCTGGCGTTTTGAACAAGCAAACCTGGAATAA
- a CDS encoding GAF domain-containing sensor histidine kinase, with product MGSLSNSVPGMKKTLSSPLLRQDEVDRQQYPVKLMQHQEEPEHQLTRHIHQIIAKSLAPATMLQEIAQLLGTVFQVDSCCLVPVTSEKFDRAITANWCASDYLGLPHPDEIFSTEQVQCASEPTIEDISTIKNSLETGYQYLPLPIKAVLAIPTRFGGKNNGVISLIQFHPYDWSESEKQLLKAVESSCAIAFSQVAQAQVIASQEKYIAKSAQHQSLITQLTILSRSNLELNQMLQLAIASTAECLQADRGMLILLKYTDPLFRTQPKKQIPKAKATVIAEWSRDESSRTTQLETLDKSFSVSECGLCQRVFTSGKPVIINENIDQNSISIAEVFALDILPAVLLVPLENQGKVIGFLVLQQAVPRNWDFAELNMMEMVCAQMSNAIIQSQTLRQVQMLVDERTAKLQSSLELQAKLHERTRQYVEQLRELNELKDEFLSNMSDRLRYPLTNMLMSIRNLRLPGIAPERQAKYVDILESECTKEINLINDLLTLQRLDSHHERPQYENIDLNTKIQDLAASFEQKLAVKGLSISLNLPTESLTLQTEVESFNRIMQELFTNASKYSERDSLVQLQVYHQVKEQIDQVIIKITNTGLGISDEDAAYIFDRFRRGRGGRWTPGTGLGLALVKSLVQHLNGAIAVESTPIEDSNLSRICFTLTLPQFSE from the coding sequence ATGGGGTCATTATCAAACAGTGTGCCAGGAATGAAAAAAACTTTATCATCGCCACTACTGCGCCAAGATGAAGTAGATCGACAACAATACCCAGTCAAGCTGATGCAGCATCAGGAAGAACCCGAACACCAGTTGACACGTCATATTCATCAAATCATCGCCAAGAGCTTGGCTCCAGCAACGATGTTGCAAGAAATTGCCCAACTGCTAGGAACCGTGTTCCAAGTTGATTCTTGCTGCTTAGTTCCAGTAACAAGTGAAAAATTTGATCGGGCAATTACTGCTAATTGGTGTGCGTCGGATTATTTAGGCTTGCCGCATCCAGATGAGATATTCTCAACCGAACAGGTGCAGTGTGCCTCGGAACCAACGATTGAGGATATTTCGACGATTAAAAATAGTCTGGAAACAGGATATCAATATTTACCGTTACCGATTAAAGCGGTTTTGGCAATTCCCACACGCTTTGGCGGCAAAAATAACGGGGTAATAAGTCTAATACAGTTTCATCCCTATGATTGGAGTGAGTCAGAAAAACAACTGCTAAAAGCGGTAGAATCGTCTTGCGCGATCGCTTTTTCCCAAGTAGCACAAGCACAGGTAATTGCTTCTCAAGAAAAATATATAGCTAAGAGCGCCCAGCATCAAAGCTTGATCACCCAATTGACAATACTCAGTCGCAGCAACCTGGAGTTAAATCAAATGCTTCAGTTAGCGATCGCCTCGACAGCAGAATGTCTTCAAGCAGATCGCGGTATGCTCATACTGCTAAAATATACAGATCCGCTATTTAGGACTCAACCGAAAAAACAAATTCCCAAAGCAAAAGCAACTGTTATTGCTGAATGGTCTAGAGACGAAAGTTCGCGCACCACTCAACTAGAAACTTTGGATAAGTCTTTCTCTGTTTCCGAGTGTGGTTTATGCCAGCGCGTCTTCACATCAGGAAAACCAGTAATTATAAATGAAAATATAGACCAAAACAGTATTTCAATTGCTGAGGTGTTTGCTCTAGATATATTGCCTGCGGTGCTATTAGTACCTTTAGAGAATCAAGGCAAAGTCATAGGATTTTTAGTTCTTCAGCAAGCAGTGCCTCGCAATTGGGATTTTGCAGAATTAAATATGATGGAAATGGTTTGCGCTCAAATGAGCAATGCCATAATTCAATCACAAACATTGCGGCAAGTACAGATGTTGGTAGACGAGCGCACGGCAAAACTACAAAGTAGTCTAGAATTGCAGGCAAAATTGCACGAAAGAACTCGGCAATATGTTGAGCAGCTGCGGGAGCTTAACGAACTCAAAGATGAATTTTTGAGCAACATGAGCGATCGCTTGCGTTACCCGCTGACGAATATGCTGATGTCAATCCGCAATTTACGTCTACCAGGAATAGCACCAGAGCGTCAAGCTAAATATGTAGATATCTTAGAAAGCGAGTGTACTAAAGAAATCAACTTGATTAATGACTTGTTGACGCTTCAAAGGCTTGATTCTCATCATGAGCGCCCACAATATGAAAATATCGATTTAAATACAAAAATTCAAGATTTAGCAGCATCTTTTGAGCAAAAACTCGCTGTTAAGGGATTAAGTATTTCCCTGAATCTACCTACAGAATCACTAACTCTACAAACTGAAGTAGAAAGTTTTAACCGCATTATGCAAGAGTTGTTTACGAATGCGAGTAAATACTCAGAACGTGATTCTCTGGTTCAATTGCAAGTCTATCACCAAGTTAAGGAACAAATCGATCAAGTTATTATTAAAATAACTAACACCGGACTTGGTATCTCCGACGAAGATGCGGCTTACATATTTGACAGATTCCGTCGCGGTAGAGGAGGAAGATGGACTCCAGGTACTGGTTTGGGGCTTGCTTTGGTCAAGTCTTTAGTGCAACATTTGAATGGAGCGATCGCTGTTGAGAGTACTCCAATTGAGGACTCTAACTTGAGCAGAATTTGCTTCACCCTAACTCTGCCCCAATTTTCTGAATAA
- a CDS encoding SRPBCC family protein, whose translation MTEQHNTTEDFDLNASDDTNLEENLTTDVEVQIEKIAERKRQITAKIQIPQSVEHVWKVLTDYEALAEFIPNLAKSRRLAHPTGGIRLEQVGSQRLLNFNFCARVVLDLEESFLKAINFQMVEGDFKDYSGSWYLEPYCVGENVGTNLCYTVNIWPKLVMPVTVIERRLKNDLQLNLLAIKQRVEELAT comes from the coding sequence GTGACTGAGCAACACAATACAACAGAGGACTTTGATTTGAATGCTAGTGACGACACCAACCTAGAAGAGAATTTAACAACCGATGTGGAAGTCCAAATTGAGAAAATAGCAGAGCGAAAGCGACAAATCACTGCTAAAATCCAAATTCCCCAATCAGTTGAACACGTTTGGAAAGTCCTGACAGATTACGAGGCTTTAGCTGAATTCATTCCTAACCTTGCCAAAAGTCGTCGATTAGCGCATCCTACCGGCGGTATTCGGCTAGAGCAAGTAGGTTCTCAGCGCTTATTAAATTTTAACTTTTGTGCGCGTGTAGTTCTCGATTTGGAAGAAAGCTTTCTTAAAGCAATTAATTTCCAAATGGTAGAGGGAGATTTTAAAGACTACTCTGGTAGCTGGTATTTAGAACCTTACTGCGTTGGTGAAAATGTGGGAACTAATCTTTGCTACACAGTCAATATTTGGCCTAAACTTGTTATGCCAGTCACAGTGATTGAGCGTCGGTTAAAAAATGACCTACAGTTAAATCTGCTAGCGATTAAACAGCGTGTAGAGGAGTTAGCTACTTAG
- a CDS encoding cation:proton antiporter: MEASFEITQQMVIAVFAGITAQVLAAYLKLPSIVLLLVFGILLGSDAIGLLHPHLLGTGLEVIVALATAIILFEGGLNLDLRELGKVSLSLQLLVTLGTLITLLGGSMAAHWLGEFPWNIAFLYASIIVVTGPTVISPLLKQINVDRQVATLLEGEGVLIDPVGAILAFVVLDTILNSNADPIDAIIGLLLRLGVGAAIGAAGGYLMSLIFKRADVLSLELKNLVVLAVLWSLFTLAQMIRSESGVMTTVIAGAVFANSSVPEERLLRRFKGQLTILSVSVLFILLAADLSIASVLALGWGSLFTVLVLMFIVRPINILCCTWNSDLNWRQKLFLSWVAPRGIVSASVASLFAISLTQRGVNGGEAIKALVFLTILMTVFCQGLTAGTIAKWLQITSKEATGLVVVGCNPLSLLIARFFQERGEAVVMIDTDPECFAQAEAQNLRLIASSALDTAVLEEAGLASMGTFLAMTNNGEVNFVLAQRAAEEFNPPRVLAVFPRDPQASTSAENKVDQAFVQDLGIKTWNEYLNSGRVKLGTTTLDEEEFSSQQNRIQEKIRTGDLIPLLVERENRLQIMPAAIDWQAGDRIIYLLHDPRSNLLKRLSGASQSTPLSLEKLPEVELVPVAKLAELSKE; the protein is encoded by the coding sequence ATGGAAGCATCATTTGAAATCACCCAACAGATGGTGATTGCCGTCTTTGCAGGCATTACCGCTCAAGTGCTGGCTGCATATCTTAAGCTACCCAGCATCGTTTTGTTATTGGTGTTTGGCATTCTCCTTGGTTCGGATGCGATTGGGCTGTTGCACCCTCATTTACTGGGCACAGGATTGGAAGTTATTGTCGCGCTAGCAACGGCAATAATTTTGTTTGAAGGTGGACTCAACTTAGATTTGCGCGAGTTGGGCAAAGTTTCCCTGAGTCTACAATTGCTCGTGACTCTGGGAACGCTCATCACTTTGCTTGGTGGTAGCATGGCAGCTCACTGGTTGGGTGAATTTCCCTGGAATATTGCCTTTCTCTACGCTTCGATAATCGTAGTTACAGGACCAACGGTCATCAGTCCCCTGCTCAAACAAATCAATGTAGATCGACAAGTCGCAACACTGCTGGAAGGGGAAGGCGTTTTAATTGACCCAGTAGGGGCTATCCTCGCCTTCGTTGTTCTTGATACAATTTTGAACAGCAATGCTGACCCTATCGATGCCATTATCGGTTTGCTGTTGCGTCTGGGTGTCGGTGCAGCGATTGGTGCTGCCGGCGGTTATTTGATGAGTTTGATTTTCAAACGTGCCGATGTTCTCTCATTAGAACTAAAAAATTTGGTGGTGTTAGCGGTACTGTGGAGTCTGTTTACTTTAGCGCAGATGATCCGCAGTGAGTCGGGAGTAATGACAACTGTAATCGCCGGCGCAGTTTTTGCCAATTCCTCGGTGCCAGAAGAACGTTTGTTACGCCGCTTTAAAGGGCAATTGACGATTCTTAGCGTCTCGGTGCTGTTCATCCTGCTAGCGGCTGATTTGTCTATTGCCAGTGTACTGGCGTTGGGTTGGGGCAGTTTATTTACAGTTTTGGTACTGATGTTCATCGTTCGCCCGATTAACATTCTCTGTTGTACCTGGAATAGTGACCTCAACTGGCGGCAAAAATTGTTTTTAAGTTGGGTTGCACCTAGGGGAATTGTTTCTGCTTCAGTGGCTTCTTTATTTGCGATCTCACTCACACAACGCGGTGTTAATGGTGGTGAAGCGATTAAAGCTTTAGTTTTCCTGACAATTCTGATGACAGTATTCTGTCAGGGGCTAACAGCAGGTACGATCGCCAAATGGTTACAAATCACCTCTAAAGAAGCAACCGGGTTGGTAGTTGTTGGCTGCAATCCCCTAAGTCTTTTGATTGCCCGATTCTTTCAAGAACGGGGAGAAGCGGTGGTCATGATTGATACTGACCCCGAATGTTTTGCACAAGCGGAAGCACAAAACCTGCGGTTGATTGCTAGCAGTGCCCTAGATACAGCAGTTTTGGAAGAAGCGGGACTGGCTTCGATGGGAACTTTTTTAGCTATGACTAACAATGGTGAGGTAAATTTTGTTTTAGCTCAACGTGCAGCTGAAGAGTTTAACCCCCCGCGTGTCTTAGCTGTTTTTCCTCGCGACCCGCAAGCATCCACATCCGCAGAGAATAAAGTTGACCAGGCTTTTGTCCAGGATTTAGGAATTAAGACTTGGAATGAGTATCTCAATAGTGGACGAGTGAAGTTAGGGACAACTACCCTTGATGAAGAAGAATTTTCCAGCCAACAAAATCGCATCCAAGAAAAAATTCGTACTGGCGATTTGATACCGTTGTTGGTAGAACGAGAAAATCGCCTACAGATAATGCCAGCTGCTATTGATTGGCAAGCAGGCGATCGCATTATCTATTTATTGCACGACCCCAGATCCAATCTTTTAAAACGCTTATCTGGTGCTAGTCAATCCACCCCCCTATCTCTAGAAAAGTTACCAGAAGTCGAACTAGTCCCTGTCGCAAAATTAGCAGAACTTTCCAAAGAGTGA